Proteins from one Clostridium cellulovorans 743B genomic window:
- a CDS encoding NADAR family protein: MKDIYNINNPMAPLWIMYPHISRYSIGWRMGCGEAYAIEFVGWYSRLNVDEQQQYQQMFPEPRRWSGWYEEERYIDTYDGNVLLCDKEGKLKDSLDNLKEDFQKGKNIKYLFFWGHQPSKDGSIVKTCLSQWWQSDFTVDTDTYCCMEQYMMAEKARLFGDDETLEKIIKSKEPKEIKDLGRQVKNFDENLWNEKRYSIILNGNYAKFLQNEDLRQFLIGTKGKVLVEASPYDKIWGIGLSADDEKIENPMLWKGTNLLGFALMEVRDELIRVCENYGKLDLGELHKNFD, translated from the coding sequence ATGAAAGATATTTATAATATTAATAACCCAATGGCGCCACTATGGATAATGTACCCTCATATAAGCAGATATAGTATCGGTTGGAGAATGGGATGTGGAGAGGCTTATGCTATAGAGTTTGTTGGTTGGTATTCTAGACTGAATGTTGATGAACAGCAACAGTATCAACAGATGTTTCCGGAGCCTAGAAGATGGAGTGGTTGGTATGAAGAAGAGAGGTATATAGATACCTACGATGGAAATGTACTCCTTTGCGATAAGGAAGGAAAACTGAAAGACTCTCTTGATAACCTAAAAGAAGACTTTCAAAAAGGAAAAAATATAAAATATCTATTCTTTTGGGGACACCAGCCATCTAAGGATGGAAGTATTGTAAAGACATGCTTAAGTCAGTGGTGGCAATCTGATTTTACTGTTGATACAGATACCTATTGCTGTATGGAACAGTACATGATGGCAGAAAAAGCAAGACTTTTCGGAGATGATGAAACCTTAGAAAAAATCATAAAGAGTAAGGAGCCAAAGGAAATAAAGGATTTAGGAAGACAAGTAAAAAATTTTGATGAAAACCTATGGAATGAAAAAAGATATTCCATCATTCTTAACGGTAATTATGCAAAGTTCCTTCAAAATGAAGATTTAAGGCAGTTTCTTATAGGTACAAAAGGTAAGGTGCTAGTAGAAGCAAGTCCTTATGATAAGATTTGGGGAATTGGACTGTCTGCTGATGATGAGAAGATAGAAAATCCTATGCTGTGGAAGGGTACAAATCTATTAGGGTTTGCTTTAATGGAAGTTAGAGATGAGCTTATTAGGGTTTGCGAGAATTATGGTAAGTTGGATTTAGGAGAACTCCATAAAAATTTTGATTAG
- a CDS encoding DUF7660 family protein, translating into MKNEDLFELVNKVEDEDDFLDFINELSEDRIKSLQKKSSEDWENDTIEDFFERAHEWGVASKEGLRYYEKPQNPWKRCAQILYMGKIYE; encoded by the coding sequence ATGAAAAATGAAGACTTATTTGAATTAGTTAATAAAGTGGAAGATGAGGATGATTTTCTAGACTTTATAAATGAATTGAGCGAAGATAGAATTAAAAGTTTACAGAAGAAATCTTCTGAAGATTGGGAAAATGATACAATTGAAGACTTTTTCGAGCGTGCGCATGAATGGGGTGTAGCCTCAAAAGAGGGACTACGATATTATGAGAAGCCGCAAAATCCGTGGAAGAGATGTGCGCAGATACTTTATATGGGCAAAATTTATGAGTAA
- a CDS encoding DUF6882 domain-containing protein, which translates to MTDEQFDQFINKCYEELEDKQKKLFDIYNIGSYESYWFDQMTRTLQFKNNDKVMLEFKVLCIGTWAHQKNNWMWGWANESFTDEIREEASVLKGLKELTGYDVFEELGFQCDEIMAYEAVAMALSYLDALGMYKIPGGKSHLFLALLKNT; encoded by the coding sequence ATGACAGATGAACAATTTGATCAGTTCATTAATAAATGTTACGAGGAACTTGAAGACAAGCAGAAAAAATTATTTGATATTTACAACATAGGGTCATATGAAAGTTATTGGTTTGATCAAATGACTAGAACTCTACAATTCAAAAATAATGATAAAGTGATGTTAGAATTTAAAGTTTTATGCATAGGAACATGGGCACATCAAAAGAATAACTGGATGTGGGGCTGGGCTAATGAAAGTTTTACTGATGAAATAAGAGAAGAGGCAAGTGTATTAAAAGGTTTAAAAGAATTAACTGGATATGATGTATTTGAAGAACTTGGCTTTCAATGTGACGAGATCATGGCATATGAGGCTGTTGCTATGGCTTTAAGTTATTTGGATGCTTTAGGAATGTATAAAATTCCAGGAGGAAAAAGCCACTTGTTTTTAGCTTTGTTAAAGAATACATAA
- a CDS encoding acyltransferase domain-containing protein, whose protein sequence is MTLLELCEIIQLDQEIVKNVLEINTIYNHNDLKFMWEKLYSSTTWDEGIKQLQEYFGEDKNGMKILTCILNCTLYTYELYEQKGISIDIFVDTVKFIPRFFERHMQTYGFYAFIWAWWFPRQLSLHEFRIGELEYEMKYEGNVPQIHIHIPSDAIIKKDNLCASYCGLKKFLNNYFPEYINAELYCDSWLLAPALKELLPSDSNILYFQNSFEVISVDEQSNAFLDWIYLRNDIPYDKLPESTYLQRKVKIYLLEGGKIGWAFGKLKGFF, encoded by the coding sequence ATGACATTACTTGAATTATGCGAAATCATCCAACTGGATCAAGAGATTGTTAAAAATGTATTGGAGATCAACACTATATACAATCATAATGATTTGAAATTTATGTGGGAAAAGTTATATTCCAGCACCACCTGGGACGAAGGAATAAAACAATTGCAAGAGTATTTTGGTGAGGATAAGAATGGGATGAAAATCCTTACTTGTATCTTAAATTGTACGCTATATACATATGAACTTTACGAACAAAAGGGTATATCAATAGATATTTTTGTAGATACAGTAAAATTTATTCCTCGTTTTTTTGAACGACATATGCAAACCTATGGGTTTTATGCCTTTATATGGGCTTGGTGGTTTCCAAGACAATTATCATTACATGAATTCCGGATTGGTGAGTTAGAATATGAAATGAAATATGAAGGAAATGTACCACAAATACATATACATATCCCTTCTGATGCAATTATTAAAAAAGACAATTTATGTGCTTCTTATTGTGGATTAAAAAAGTTTCTTAATAATTACTTTCCTGAATATATAAATGCAGAGTTGTATTGCGATTCATGGCTACTAGCACCTGCATTAAAGGAACTTTTGCCAAGTGATTCTAATATCCTGTATTTTCAGAATAGTTTTGAGGTTATTAGTGTTGATGAGCAGAGCAATGCGTTTTTGGATTGGATATATCTTAGAAATGACATACCTTACGATAAACTTCCTGAATCAACTTATTTACAACGCAAGGTAAAAATATATTTGCTAGAGGGTGGAAAAATAGGATGGGCATTCGGTAAGTTAAAAGGTTTCTTCTGA
- a CDS encoding radical SAM protein, which produces MKISKEDALTWFEFFSILPEDEEPMTKQQEIIYSTFAQIEAAIDHRNDMLMSEIKSLKTLENRTLFVGNDSKFPKGCRSCLLGTGLSAIRKTNKCNLECKFCYNYGELDDIAPIGEGMWEIGGTKFYEKDIELLLSIHQKPTGISYVYLEPFMEIEKYYSVIKKFSDAGIHQHLYTNGTLATEETLKALAEAGLNEIRFNLGASKCADKVIENIRIAKKYIKNVGIETPMTPEFFDAFFKKKETILDTKLDFINCAELHLNENNINNYFGENMYISRHGYISPTWSRELTLKFMKIADEENWDLAVHDCSNNTKFARNLNLSSKEGKWFGASNYACEFSKIPYEVFLPILRDDNFKFLSEEELPEGYRPGEMLF; this is translated from the coding sequence ATGAAAATCTCAAAAGAAGATGCGTTGACATGGTTTGAATTTTTTTCAATATTGCCAGAGGATGAGGAGCCAATGACAAAGCAACAAGAAATCATTTACTCTACCTTTGCACAAATTGAGGCAGCCATTGACCATAGAAATGATATGTTAATGTCAGAAATTAAAAGTTTAAAAACTTTAGAGAATAGAACTCTTTTTGTGGGAAATGACAGCAAGTTTCCTAAAGGATGCCGTTCTTGTCTATTAGGAACTGGTTTGAGTGCAATTAGAAAAACCAACAAATGTAATTTAGAATGTAAGTTCTGTTACAACTATGGAGAACTAGATGATATTGCTCCTATTGGCGAAGGTATGTGGGAAATCGGAGGTACAAAATTTTACGAGAAGGATATTGAATTACTTCTTTCCATCCACCAGAAACCAACTGGCATTTCCTACGTTTATTTAGAGCCATTCATGGAGATTGAAAAATACTATTCAGTTATAAAGAAATTTAGTGATGCAGGAATTCATCAGCATCTATATACAAATGGTACTTTAGCTACAGAAGAAACACTGAAGGCATTAGCTGAAGCTGGTCTTAACGAGATACGTTTCAACTTAGGTGCTTCTAAATGTGCAGACAAGGTTATCGAAAACATTAGAATAGCTAAGAAATATATTAAAAATGTTGGTATTGAAACTCCAATGACCCCTGAGTTTTTTGATGCTTTCTTTAAGAAAAAAGAAACAATTCTAGATACAAAACTAGATTTTATCAATTGTGCTGAATTACACTTAAATGAAAATAACATAAACAATTATTTTGGAGAAAATATGTATATCTCCAGACACGGCTATATATCTCCAACTTGGAGTAGAGAATTAACTCTAAAATTCATGAAGATAGCTGATGAAGAAAATTGGGATTTAGCAGTTCATGATTGCTCAAACAATACAAAGTTTGCTAGAAACTTAAATTTGAGTAGCAAAGAAGGTAAGTGGTTCGGAGCTAGTAATTATGCTTGTGAGTTCTCAAAGATTCCATACGAAGTATTTTTACCAATATTACGTGATGACAATTTCAAATTTTTAAGTGAAGAAGAATTGCCTGAAGGCTATAGACCAGGAGAGATGCTTTTTTAA
- the mtaB gene encoding tRNA (N(6)-L-threonylcarbamoyladenosine(37)-C(2))-methylthiotransferase MtaB: protein MKVAFATLGCRVNIYESEAMTEKFKSEGYDVVDFDEKAEVYVINTCTVTNMGDKKSRQYISKAKKKNPEAVVAVVGCYSQTSPDEVSAIEGVDVVLGTRNKGDIVYYVNRAMDTKEKFVVVKDVLRNKVFEELKIEDFEGKTRAFLKVQDGCNRFCSYCLIPYARGAVCSKNPETIIDEVNKLADNGFKEIILSGIHIASYGVDLEERKTLMDIIEEIHKINGIKRIRIGSVEPRFFTDEVIEKMASMEKMCPHFHLSLQSGCDATLKRMNRKYTAEEYFNTVVKLRERIPNVSITTDVIVGFPGETAEEFNETFNYLKELRVAKMHIFKYSPRKGTKAADMKDDVHGTIKEERSKLLQELDRENEKNFIQDFIGEKLEVLVEEKLKDDNRYIGYTSNYIKVIIDSTEDIVGKIITVRLIENKGDYATCTIES from the coding sequence ATGAAAGTAGCATTTGCAACACTAGGTTGTAGAGTTAATATATATGAATCAGAAGCCATGACAGAAAAGTTTAAGAGCGAAGGCTATGATGTAGTAGATTTCGATGAAAAAGCAGAAGTTTATGTTATAAATACCTGTACAGTAACAAACATGGGTGACAAGAAATCAAGACAATACATAAGCAAGGCAAAAAAGAAGAACCCAGAAGCAGTAGTAGCAGTGGTTGGATGTTATTCTCAAACATCACCAGACGAAGTGTCGGCTATTGAAGGTGTTGATGTTGTACTTGGAACACGTAATAAGGGGGATATCGTTTATTACGTTAACAGAGCAATGGACACAAAAGAGAAATTTGTTGTGGTAAAAGATGTTTTAAGAAACAAAGTTTTTGAAGAATTAAAAATAGAAGATTTTGAAGGAAAGACAAGAGCATTCCTAAAAGTCCAAGATGGTTGCAACAGATTTTGCTCTTACTGCTTGATCCCATATGCAAGAGGTGCTGTTTGTAGCAAAAATCCAGAAACTATAATAGATGAAGTGAATAAGCTTGCTGACAATGGTTTTAAGGAGATAATTCTTTCTGGTATTCATATAGCTTCATATGGCGTGGATCTTGAAGAAAGAAAAACTCTTATGGATATAATAGAGGAAATCCACAAAATTAATGGAATAAAGAGAATTAGGATAGGGTCTGTTGAACCAAGGTTCTTTACTGATGAGGTTATCGAAAAAATGGCTTCAATGGAGAAGATGTGTCCGCATTTCCACTTGTCATTGCAAAGTGGTTGTGATGCAACGCTTAAGAGGATGAATAGAAAATATACAGCAGAAGAATATTTTAATACTGTTGTAAAACTGAGAGAAAGAATTCCTAATGTTTCTATAACAACTGATGTAATAGTAGGATTTCCAGGAGAAACAGCAGAAGAATTTAATGAAACCTTTAATTATCTAAAAGAATTACGTGTTGCAAAAATGCACATTTTCAAATATAGTCCAAGAAAAGGTACTAAGGCAGCAGATATGAAGGATGATGTTCACGGTACAATAAAAGAAGAGAGAAGCAAGCTTCTTCAAGAATTGGATAGGGAAAACGAAAAAAACTTTATACAGGATTTTATTGGTGAGAAGTTAGAGGTTTTAGTAGAAGAAAAACTAAAGGATGATAATAGATATATAGGCTATACATCAAATTATATAAAAGTAATTATTGATTCAACAGAAGATATTGTGGGAAAAATAATTACTGTTAGATTAATTGAAAACAAGGGTGATTATGCCACTTGTACAATAGAAAGTTAA
- a CDS encoding histidine triad nucleotide-binding protein produces MNDCIFCKIVAGEIPSQKVYEDDYVYAFKDIQPQAKVHVLIIPKVHISSVNELEDSHKELIGHIFISAGKIAEILGVKESGYRIVNNCGKDGGQTVNHIHFHMFGGEPFGWPPF; encoded by the coding sequence ATGAACGATTGTATTTTCTGTAAGATAGTTGCTGGAGAAATACCATCTCAAAAGGTTTATGAAGATGATTATGTATATGCTTTTAAGGATATACAACCACAAGCTAAGGTTCATGTTTTAATCATACCTAAGGTTCATATTTCAAGTGTAAATGAGCTGGAGGATTCACACAAGGAGCTTATCGGGCATATATTTATAAGTGCAGGGAAGATAGCTGAGATATTAGGTGTGAAAGAAAGTGGTTATAGAATAGTAAACAACTGTGGAAAAGACGGAGGACAAACCGTAAATCATATTCATTTTCACATGTTTGGAGGAGAACCTTTTGGTTGGCCACCATTTTAA
- the rpsU gene encoding 30S ribosomal protein S21 — MSEIKVGENESLESALKRFKRKCARAGVLSEVRKREHYEKPSVKRKKKSEAARKRKFK, encoded by the coding sequence ATGTCAGAAATTAAAGTTGGAGAAAACGAATCACTAGAAAGCGCTTTAAAAAGATTCAAAAGAAAATGCGCTAGAGCTGGTGTGCTTTCAGAGGTAAGAAAAAGAGAGCATTATGAAAAACCAAGTGTAAAAAGAAAGAAAAAATCAGAAGCTGCAAGAAAGAGAAAATTCAAATAA
- the yqfC gene encoding sporulation protein YqfC, protein MKNKLLKITRNVTETLDIPKEVVLGLPKISIIGHEEALIENHKGILSFKENSLVIKSQVGNITIKGKKLEMSYITDNTIIIKGVIEELYIGGKHDE, encoded by the coding sequence ATGAAAAATAAATTATTGAAGATTACAAGAAACGTAACTGAAACCTTGGACATTCCTAAAGAAGTGGTTTTAGGTTTACCAAAGATATCAATAATTGGACATGAAGAAGCTCTAATAGAAAATCATAAGGGTATATTAAGTTTTAAAGAGAATTCATTAGTTATAAAATCTCAAGTTGGAAATATCACAATAAAAGGGAAAAAACTTGAGATGTCATATATAACAGATAACACAATAATTATTAAGGGTGTTATAGAAGAATTATATATAGGAGGTAAGCATGATGAATAA
- the yqfD gene encoding sporulation protein YqfD: protein MNNIRISQKARSGNLKLRVTVVNPQRLLNLLLNKNIPLKNVQYVDRYTIYITINSIDYEDFKEHAKRVNAKHIIVDGDSTFKILKRLKERKIIMTFPIIFIVVIYLLSSRVWIINIKTQNHLAPFEVRGILKDLGIKEGIKKANLNVFKLQEEIMSKNENISWIKIRIDGSTLNVEVTEKKTPPAIEQIRDSGDVVAKKDGVITRLYSTTGTCVVKVGDTVKKGQVIIAGNQGKEGSTYEVQAKGMVFAKTFYEEMQRVNYKTTKVTYTGNEEKDIYTTIGGKRIYLKKSVNKFKKYDRIEESGLFYTKVVYKEYTEEIIENDRDEMTNTAIEDLTKLIELKIDKNVTIIDKIIEKNPVADGCDVRVIIVAEENIASENP from the coding sequence ATGAATAATATACGTATTTCTCAGAAAGCCAGGAGCGGAAACTTAAAGCTCAGGGTTACTGTTGTAAATCCTCAAAGACTTTTAAACCTCCTATTAAACAAAAATATACCTTTAAAAAATGTACAATATGTTGATCGATATACAATATACATAACTATAAATTCAATTGATTATGAGGATTTTAAAGAACATGCTAAACGAGTAAATGCGAAACACATAATAGTTGATGGGGATAGCACCTTTAAGATTTTGAAAAGATTAAAGGAAAGAAAAATAATAATGACCTTTCCTATAATATTTATTGTAGTCATATATCTTTTATCAAGTCGTGTCTGGATAATAAATATTAAAACACAAAATCATCTTGCTCCTTTTGAAGTAAGAGGTATATTAAAAGATTTAGGGATAAAGGAAGGTATAAAGAAAGCAAATTTAAATGTGTTTAAGCTTCAAGAAGAAATTATGAGTAAAAATGAAAATATTTCTTGGATCAAGATAAGAATTGATGGTTCAACCTTAAATGTAGAAGTTACAGAAAAGAAGACTCCTCCTGCTATAGAGCAAATAAGAGATTCTGGAGATGTTGTGGCTAAAAAGGATGGTGTTATAACTAGATTATATTCTACAACAGGTACTTGCGTTGTAAAGGTTGGAGATACAGTAAAAAAAGGGCAGGTAATCATTGCTGGAAATCAAGGGAAAGAAGGAAGTACCTATGAAGTTCAGGCAAAAGGTATGGTGTTTGCAAAGACCTTTTATGAGGAGATGCAAAGAGTTAATTACAAGACTACGAAAGTAACTTATACTGGAAATGAAGAAAAGGATATATACACTACTATTGGAGGAAAAAGGATATATTTAAAAAAGAGTGTAAACAAATTTAAAAAATATGATAGAATAGAGGAAAGTGGTTTATTTTACACGAAGGTTGTCTATAAAGAGTATACAGAGGAAATAATAGAGAATGACAGGGATGAGATGACCAATACTGCCATTGAAGATTTAACAAAACTTATAGAACTAAAGATTGATAAAAATGTAACTATAATTGATAAAATTATTGAGAAGAATCCTGTTGCAGACGGCTGTGATGTCAGGGTTATTATAGTTGCAGAAGAGAATATTGCGTCAGAGAATCCATAA
- a CDS encoding HD family phosphohydrolase, with amino-acid sequence MTKEKSDDKSKSVIVKLMIFFITFILAYGTIFSSLYVKKYTLISGDIAKFDIKSPRDTENEYATEVKKNKVLETLTPYYYKDIEIEKHAITTIEALFTRIKQLNSSTAVDEVAVKKILDGMSLTLNTNDISRLLTMPASDMAQFEKIIKDCITDTYKQNIETDDDIENARDNVAMIFDESNFSKEYRDIALKILNELIQKDYFLDEEKTQEEKEEALKKVQSVMIKKDQLIVKEGEPITDEQIAVLTDLGILSTSQKSNWYLYFTYAALIAIILVVQWTYLTRYKAHIFYRNKSLILVNLLNTGMLLGARVLSGFPFVIPFATIPMLMTLLLDYETALIMGIINIVLVSSIMNFNIELTVIALLQVILTVTMLKQMQQRNDILKVAGKQGVIVALIAFFIGILINNNIIVVVKNTGLVATGSVLSAVLTIGLLPLLENMFNIVTNTKLLELSNPNNALLRRLVLEAPGTYQHSIMVGNLAEMGAEAVGANTILARVGAYYHDIGKLKKPYYFKENQIGFDNPHDRLSPEISASIITAHIEDGIKTAKEYNLPPAIIDIISQHHGKDLVKYFLITMKNASDNPDAINEDDFRYKGIKPSTKESAIVMLADGVEAAVRSLKEADSEKIKDMIDKIIKSRLYEGQLDESPLTLIDLENIKKAFFKCLNSMYHQRIEYPVDKTLNSKEEK; translated from the coding sequence GTGACTAAAGAAAAGTCTGATGATAAAAGCAAAAGTGTCATAGTTAAGCTTATGATTTTTTTTATAACCTTTATATTAGCCTATGGAACGATTTTTTCTTCACTATATGTTAAAAAATATACTCTTATTTCAGGTGATATAGCAAAATTTGATATAAAATCACCTAGAGATACTGAAAATGAATATGCTACAGAAGTAAAGAAAAATAAAGTTCTTGAGACTTTAACACCCTATTATTATAAAGATATTGAAATAGAAAAACATGCGATTACAACAATTGAAGCTCTTTTTACAAGGATAAAACAATTAAATAGTTCTACAGCCGTAGATGAAGTTGCAGTAAAAAAAATATTGGACGGTATGAGTTTAACATTAAATACAAATGATATTAGCAGGCTTTTAACTATGCCTGCAAGTGATATGGCACAATTTGAGAAAATTATTAAGGATTGTATCACTGATACATATAAACAAAATATTGAAACTGATGATGATATTGAAAATGCTAGGGATAACGTGGCGATGATTTTTGATGAGAGCAATTTTTCTAAAGAGTATAGGGATATTGCTTTAAAAATACTAAATGAACTTATACAAAAGGACTATTTTTTAGATGAAGAAAAAACCCAAGAGGAAAAAGAGGAAGCACTAAAAAAGGTTCAATCAGTTATGATAAAAAAGGATCAGCTTATAGTAAAAGAAGGTGAGCCTATAACTGATGAGCAAATTGCTGTTTTAACAGATTTAGGTATTTTGAGCACCTCTCAAAAATCAAATTGGTACCTATATTTTACATACGCTGCGTTAATAGCTATAATATTAGTAGTACAGTGGACATATTTAACTAGATATAAAGCTCATATATTTTATAGGAATAAATCATTGATTTTAGTTAATCTTCTTAATACAGGGATGCTTTTAGGGGCTAGGGTGTTAAGTGGTTTTCCCTTTGTAATACCTTTTGCGACAATACCTATGCTTATGACGCTTCTTTTAGATTATGAAACAGCTCTTATTATGGGGATTATTAACATTGTGCTTGTAAGTTCTATTATGAATTTTAATATAGAACTTACTGTGATAGCTTTATTACAGGTGATATTGACTGTAACAATGTTAAAGCAAATGCAACAGAGAAATGATATATTAAAAGTTGCAGGAAAGCAAGGGGTAATAGTAGCTTTAATAGCGTTCTTTATTGGGATTTTAATAAACAACAATATAATCGTCGTAGTAAAAAATACAGGTCTTGTTGCAACAGGAAGTGTATTATCTGCTGTTTTAACAATTGGACTTTTACCGCTCCTAGAAAATATGTTTAATATAGTAACTAATACAAAACTATTAGAACTTTCAAATCCTAATAATGCACTTTTAAGAAGATTGGTATTAGAAGCTCCAGGTACATATCAACATAGTATAATGGTCGGAAACCTAGCGGAAATGGGAGCAGAAGCTGTTGGGGCTAATACTATCTTAGCTAGAGTAGGGGCATATTATCATGACATAGGAAAGTTAAAGAAACCTTATTATTTTAAAGAAAATCAGATAGGTTTTGATAATCCTCATGATAGATTATCCCCAGAGATAAGTGCTTCTATTATTACTGCGCATATAGAGGATGGAATTAAAACAGCAAAGGAATATAATCTACCACCAGCCATAATTGATATAATTTCTCAGCATCATGGCAAAGATTTAGTTAAGTACTTTTTAATTACCATGAAAAATGCTTCTGATAATCCAGACGCTATTAATGAGGATGATTTTAGATATAAAGGTATAAAACCATCAACAAAGGAAAGTGCTATAGTTATGCTTGCCGATGGGGTTGAAGCTGCAGTAAGAAGCTTAAAAGAAGCTGATTCAGAAAAAATAAAAGATATGATTGATAAAATTATTAAAAGTAGGCTTTACGAAGGTCAATTAGATGAAAGCCCATTGACTTTAATTGATTTGGAGAATATAAAAAAAGCATTTTTTAAATGCTTAAATAGTATGTATCACCAAAGAATAGAATATCCGGTGGATAAAACCTTAAATAGTAAAGAGGAGAAGTAG
- the ybeY gene encoding rRNA maturation RNase YbeY: MIYLDNRQSEVEVDDDFNGTIRKVIDYALKEEGVNIPYEISIIYVDNETIRNINSDTRKIDKVTDVLSFPMLDYPKGQVYKNTYEDQSFHVVDLDDGYLVLGDIVLSLEKAKEQSEEYGHSYLRETCYLVIHSVLHLLGYDHMEEEEKGIMRKREETILSEFSIVR, from the coding sequence ATGATTTATCTTGATAACAGGCAAAGTGAAGTCGAAGTAGATGATGACTTTAATGGAACCATAAGAAAGGTTATTGATTATGCTCTTAAAGAAGAAGGAGTTAATATACCTTATGAAATAAGTATAATATATGTGGATAACGAGACAATCAGGAACATTAATAGTGACACAAGGAAGATTGATAAAGTTACGGATGTTTTATCCTTTCCTATGCTAGACTATCCTAAAGGACAGGTATATAAGAATACATATGAGGATCAATCCTTTCATGTGGTTGATTTAGATGATGGTTATTTAGTGTTAGGAGATATTGTGCTTTCTTTAGAAAAGGCAAAAGAGCAAAGTGAGGAGTATGGTCACAGCTATTTGAGGGAAACTTGCTATTTAGTTATTCATTCTGTTCTCCACCTTTTAGGGTATGATCATATGGAGGAAGAGGAAAAAGGTATAATGAGAAAACGTGAGGAAACTATTTTATCAGAATTTTCCATTGTTAGGTAG
- a CDS encoding diacylglycerol kinase, with product MKNLQKKIVDSFNYAIEGIIYAVRTQRNMRIEMVATLIVLAACFFYNISKIEMLILTVTISMVIMAELINTAIEATIDMKSNYYHPLAKVAKNTAAGAVLVTAINSVIVGYVIFWNKLKYISFKMVGVIRNTDSYMIFLVLIIICIITIIIKGLFGEGTPLRGGMPSGHSAIAFSIATMISLYTIEPTIMTLSYILALIVAQSRVDSKVHSLWETVVGGALGIFSTILIFKLFHLF from the coding sequence TTGAAGAATCTACAGAAAAAAATTGTAGATAGCTTTAATTACGCTATTGAAGGAATAATTTATGCTGTAAGAACTCAACGAAATATGAGGATAGAAATGGTGGCTACTCTAATAGTTTTAGCTGCCTGTTTTTTCTATAATATATCAAAGATCGAAATGTTAATTTTAACTGTAACTATTTCTATGGTTATTATGGCAGAACTAATAAATACTGCAATTGAGGCAACTATAGATATGAAGAGTAACTATTATCATCCTTTAGCTAAGGTAGCAAAGAATACTGCGGCAGGGGCTGTTTTAGTTACAGCAATAAATTCTGTGATAGTAGGATATGTTATATTTTGGAATAAACTAAAATATATCAGTTTTAAAATGGTTGGAGTTATCAGAAATACTGATTCATACATGATATTTTTGGTACTGATAATTATATGTATAATCACTATAATTATCAAAGGGTTGTTTGGAGAAGGAACTCCCTTAAGAGGAGGAATGCCAAGTGGACATAGTGCTATTGCTTTTTCCATAGCAACAATGATTTCTCTTTATACAATAGAGCCAACTATAATGACCTTAAGCTATATATTGGCACTGATAGTAGCTCAAAGTAGAGTGGACTCAAAGGTACATTCTTTATGGGAAACTGTTGTAGGTGGAGCTTTAGGAATATTCTCTACTATATTAATCTTTAAGCTTTTTCATCTTTTTTAG
- a CDS encoding cytidine deaminase, which yields MDIEKLIETALDYRNKAYVPYSNFKVGAALLTEDDKIFGGCNVENASFGATNCAERTAIFKAVSEGYSSFKAIAVVGDLNNLTAPCGICRQVMAEFFIKDAKVILATSKDNYVIKTMEEVLPGAFVKDDLIN from the coding sequence ATGGATATAGAAAAATTAATAGAAACTGCTTTAGATTATAGAAATAAGGCTTATGTGCCATATTCTAATTTTAAGGTTGGAGCAGCATTGCTTACAGAAGATGATAAGATATTTGGTGGTTGCAATGTTGAAAATGCTTCTTTTGGAGCAACTAATTGTGCTGAAAGGACTGCAATTTTCAAAGCTGTCAGCGAGGGATACAGTAGTTTTAAGGCTATTGCAGTAGTTGGGGATTTAAATAACTTAACTGCTCCTTGTGGTATATGTAGGCAGGTAATGGCAGAATTCTTTATCAAAGATGCTAAGGTGATTTTAGCTACAAGTAAAGATAATTATGTAATAAAAACAATGGAAGAAGTATTACCAGGTGCATTTGTAAAAGATGACCTTATAAACTAA